The genomic DNA CGGCGGATCCGTCCTGGCCGACCCCGACCCCGACCCCGGCACCGGGCCCGGCCGGAGCGGCCGACGCGTCGTCACGGACGCTCGGCAGCTCGGCGGCCAGGGTGGCCTCGACCGTCGGCGGTCCGCTGGGCGGCCCGCTCGGAGGGCTGTTGAGGTCGGCCCCGCAGGCCCCGCAGAAAGCGTCCTCCGGGTCCAGCGGTTCGGCACAGTTCGGGCACTCGGTCACTTGCGGCATCGCTCACACCCACGTTCGCGGGCGGGCCCGGTTCGCCCGCTCCACCATCTCGATCCTGGATTCGGCCCGGTCGGACAACCGCGCCAACACTCGATAGGAGTGTTCCAGGGCGAGGCGCAGTTCCCGCTCCGCCGCGGGATGTCCGAGGACGGTGCGCGTGGCGGACGGGTCGCCGGGGGTGCCGGCCAGCACCCAGCCGAGCGCGGAGTCCAGCACCTCGACGGAGAGCTCCTCGCGCCGCCGGTCGTCCAGCGCGAGCGCGGTCAGCTGGTCGGAGCAGCGGGTGAGTTCGGGGCCCAGCGGCTCCTCGGCGGTGCGGCCGCGCAGCCGGGCGCGGACGGTGCCGATCCGGGCGGCGGTGAAGTGGGCGGAGACCTCCGGGACGCCCTCCAGGGCGGCCACCGCGCCGGGGCGGTCGCCGACCGCCAGGCGGACCCGGGCCAGGCCGAAGGCGGCGCTGACGTAGGTCGGGTCGGTGCTGGAGACCAGCCGGTAGAAGGCGGTGGCGTCCTCGTGCTGGCCGAGCAGTTCGGCGCAGACGGCGAGTGCCAGCTTGGGGGCGGCCTCGCCGGGGAAGGCGTCGTAGAGCGCGTCGAAGGAGTCGGCGGCCTCGTCGGCGCGGCCGTCGGCGAGGGCGCACAGGCCGCGGCTCCACACCACCCGCCAGTCGCCGGGGTGGTCGGTCTCGAGTGCGGCGAGGGTCAGTTCGACCGCCTCGGCGTCGCCGAGTTCGAGCTGGGCGCGCAGGCGGCGCAGCCGCAGTTCGAGGGAGTCGGCGGGGGCGGCGGCCAGTGCGGCCAGGGCGTCGGCGGGCGCGGTGGCGAGCAGCGCGGCGAGGAAGCCGGCGTTCGGGTCGCCCTGGTCGACGCGCGGGACCGGCAGGGCCAGCGCGGTGGCCACCGGGTCGAGCGGTTCGACGGCCAGTTCGGTGTCGACCACCCGCAGTTCCGGTCCGAAGAGGGTGGAGGCGGCAGGCCGGGGCCGGCCGTCCTGGAGGGCCAGCACCTCGCGCAGCACGCCGGTGAGCTGGTCGGCCATCTCCTCGGCGGAGGAGAAGCGGCGGGCCGGGTCGGGGTCGGTGGCCCGGACCAGCAACCGGTAGTAGGACTCGTACTGGGCCAGCAGCGGGACCTCGTCCGGCCCGGGCAGCTGGTGGCGCCGGGCGGTGGCGTAGTCCGGGAAGTCGAAGGTGAGGACGGCGAGGGTGCGGGCGACCGTGTAGAGGTCGGAGGCGGCGGACGGTCCGTCGGTGGCGATCTCCGGGGCCTGGTAGCCGTGGGTGCCGTAGATCGGGCCGTCGTCGTCGAGGTGGCGGACCGCGCCCATGTCGATGATCTTGAGCGAGTCGTCGCTCTGGATCACGTTGTCGATCTTGAAGTCGCAGTACACCAGGCCCCGGCTGTGCAGGTACCCGAGCGCCGGCAGCGCCTCCAGCGCGTACGCGATGGCCTGCTCGACCGGCAGCGGGTCGCGCCGGCCGTCGGGGGTGCGGCGCTCGTTGGCGATGTCCTTGAGCGACTTGCCGCCGACGTACTCCATCACGATGTAGCCGTCGGCCGTGCCGGTGCGCGGGTCCGGATGCTCGGCGAAGTTGATGATCCGGACGATGTTGGGGTGGTCCACCTCGGCCAGGAAGCGCCGCTCGGCCACCGCGGCGGCCAGCGCGTCCTCGTCACCGGTGTCCAGCAGGCCCTTGAGGACGACCCACTTGTCGTTCACCCGGCGGTCGGCCGCCAGGTAGATCCAGCCCAGGCCGCCGTGCGCGATGCAGCCCATCACCTCGTACTGGCCGCCGACCAGGTCGCCGCGGCTCAGCTTCGGCGAGAAGGAGTACGGCGTCCCGCACTTGGTGCAGAAGCCCTCCGGGCGGCCCGGGGCGCCGTTCTTGCCGCGGCCGACCTCGCTGTCGCACTTGGAGCAGAACCGCTTGCGCTCCGGCACCTCCGGGTCGGCCAGGACGGCCTTCGCCGGGTCCAGCGTCGGCACCGGCGGGACGGTCACCAGCCCGGCGCCGAGGTTGCCCCGGCGGGTGGTGCCGGTGCCGCCGCGGGAGTTGCGCACCGAGACCGAACGGCCGCTGCCGGTGCGGGTGGAGCGGTTGGCGCCGGAGCGCACGGACGAGGACCGCACCGAACCGGACGTCCCGGAGACCCGGGCCGAGTCGGGCGAGCGGCGGGCCGCGGGCACCGCCGCGGCGGGCGCGGCGGCCAGCCCGCACTCCTCGCAGTAGCCGTCCCCGTCGATCGTCCCCCCGCAGTGGACGCACGGCCCGCCCGCCCCCTCCGGGACGCCCGTGCCACTGCCTGTCGCGCTGCTCGCGACGCTGCCTGTCGCGCTGCTCGCGACGCTGCCCGTCGTGCCCCCCGCGACGGTGGACACCGGCAGCGGCGCCAGGCCGCACTCGGTGCAGTACCCGTCCTCGTCGATCTCCCCCTGACCGGTGCAGTCCGGCCTGGTGCACGCCTGAGCCATCGGATTCACTCCCCCTGTCCGTCCTGGATGTCCTGCTGCCCGGGGTGCCGCTCGGGCGCGCGCAGGGCCTGCTGGAAGCGGGCCACCGCCTCCGCCGCCGCCCGCAGGTCGCACGGTGCGCTCCACAGCAGCCAGCGGGCCTTCTCGAACCGTTCCACCACCACCGGGTCCTCGGCGAGGCCGCGCCGGGCGGCCATCGCCTTGTACGCCTCCAGCCGGCCGCGCAGTTCCGCGCGGACCGCCAGCGGCTGGGCCACCTCGGTCAGCGAGTGCCGAGCCCGGGCCAGCTCCTTGGCGGCCGAGTCCTCCAGGGTGTCCAGCAGCGGCCCGAGCCGGTGCCACTGGCCGGTCTGCTGGAACTCCACCGCCTGCACGATCCGTTCGCGCAGCGCCGAGGCGGGCCCGGGCACGGCCGGCACCTCGGTCGAGGCGATCTTCGCCAGCACCTCGCCGCGGGCCCGCCGGGCCTCGGCGAGCGTGGCGTCGGCCCGCTGCAGCAGGTCGCCGACCTGCTGCAGCCGCTCGTGGGACTCGTCCCGCAGCCGCAGCAACCCCTCCAGCTCGACCCGGACGTCGTCGAGCTGCCGCCCGGCCCGGTCGAAGCCGGTGGTGTCCACCGCGCCGGTCGGCGAGGCCGGGGCGGGCGCCTCCGGGGCGGTGCCGCGCTGGGCGGGCACCCGGCTGGGCCGCCACAGCGCCAGCGGATCGGCCAGCACCTCGGCGCGCAGCGCGGTCAACTCCGAGGCCAGCCCGGCGAGGTCGTCGGCCAGCGGGTGGCTGCCGGGCCGCACCCCGACCGACAGCGCCAGCATCTGGACCCGGCCCAGTTCGGCGAGCAGCAGGTCGATCCGGGCGGGCAGCGCGGACCACACCGCGTCGACGGCGTTGACCACCTCCAGCACCACGGCGTACCAGCCGTTCATCCGCTCCATCAGCTCGTCCAGGCCGACCCGCTCGACCAGCCGGGCCGGTCCGGCGCCCAGCCGGCCCGCCGCGTCCGGCAGTTGGCCGCCGGAGACGGTCACCGAGGCGCCGGTGAGCAGCTCGCTCAGCTCGGCCAGCTCGGCGCTGCCGGGACGCCCGCGCCGGGCCCGGACCGCGCGGGCCGAGGCCAGCGCCTCCGAGTACCGGTCGAACAGGGACCACAGCAGCCCGAGGCCCTGCTCGGCGACCGCCCAGCGCTCCTGGGTCCGCCCGGACAGCGCGGCGCCCTCCAGCAGCCGCCGGCCGGGGTGGTCCTGCAGGGCGAGCAGCGCCGCCTCCACGGCGTCGCGCTCCGCGCCCAGGCGGGCCAGGGCGCGGTCCACCTCCTCCCGGTTCATCACCGGGCCGGCCGTTCCTGCCAACGCGGGTCCCTCCCTCTCTCGGTCCGTGCGGTACTGACGGATGGTCGGCCTGTCGGCCTGTCGGCTCAGAGTCTCCCGGATGGTGGAGTGGGACGTGACGCCGGTACCGGCCCGCTACGGCAGGTAGCCGTCCGGTGACCCCATGGTGGAGGCGAGCCAGTGGTCGTAGGAGGCCCGCCAGCCGCCGTCGGCCCGCCACTCGGCCACCACCTGGTTGACCCACGCGACCAGGTCGGTGTCGGCCTGGTTCATGCCGATGCCCATGTAGCTCGGCAGCACGGTCTCCGGGATCAGTCGCATGGTGCGGTCCTGGGCGAGCTGGGAGGCGGCCAGCGCGCTGTCGGTGAAGGTCGCGTCCACCTCGCCGAGCTGCATCAGCACCAGGCAGTCGAGCTGGTTGTCGGTGGTCCTGATCTCGCTGGCGCCCCGGCTGTCGCGCTTGAGCTCCAGGTGGGTGGAGGAGTTCTCGGCCGCGCAGACCCGCTTGCCGCGCAGCGCCTCGGTGAAGGACTTCGCGGTGGACGAGCCGGGCACGGCGAGCTGCTGCGAGGTCCGGAAGTACGGCACCGAGAAGGAGATCTCCTTCTTCCGGTCGCAGGTGATCGTCATGGTGCGCACCACCATGTCGACCTCGCCCGCCTTGATCGCGTCGATCCGCCGCGCGGTCGGCAGGGCCTTGAGCGTCACCTTGTTCGGGTCGCCCAGGACCGACTTGGCGATCGCCCTCGCCAGGTCGATGTCGAAGCCCTCGATCCGGCCGGACTGCGGGTCGCGGAAGCCCCAGTTGAAGCTGTTCTGGTCCACGCCGACGACCAGCGACCCGCGTTCGCGGATCTTGCGGATCTTCGCGCCGACGTTCTTGGCCGGCGGCAGGCTGGCCGCCAGGTCGCAGTTGTCGTCGGCCTGCAGCGCCCCCTCGGCGGCCTGCTCCACCACGGCGGCGGGCCGCGTGCCCCCGGCACCCTGCGAGGTGCCGGCGCCCAGCACCCCGGCCCCCAGCACCGCGGCCGCGACCAGCGCGCGGGCCCCGACCGTCCGCATCCTCGTACGCCTCATCGTTCCCGTCCCCCTCACCGGTACTCCGCCAGCCGGCGGCCCACGCCCCGGACCACGCCGATCGCGGCGCCCACCGCCAGCACCGCCGCGCCCACGGCCAGCAGCTCCAGCGAGCCCCCCACCCCGGACGCCGCCGCCTCGAAGCGGCCCTGCTCGACCGCCGCCGCCTTGCCGAACTGCTCGTCCATCGCCTTGAACGCCGCGTCCGAGGTGTCCCCGCCGGTGGCGCTCAGCGTCGCCCTCAGCGCCGCGTCGTAGTCGCCCGACGCCTGCTGGTCGGCCGCTGCCTGGTGGCGCTTCTGCCAGGCGGCGAACTGCTTGCCGGCCTCGGTCATCGCGGCATTCGCCCCGCTCGGCGCCACCTCGGACGCCCACGCCACCGAACCGGGCTGGCGGGACGGACCGTTCAGCGGGTCGGCGAGGGTCTTCCAGGCCTTGGAGTAGGTGTCCGAGGAACCCCGGTCGACCAGGTTGAGGTTCTCCGCCGCGTGCGCCTGGAGGGCCGAGATCCGGACCCGGTTGAGCTCGGCCAGCGGCCGCGAGCCGGTCTGCCGGCTGTCCGCCAGCGCCGACCCGGCGGCCGCGGACCCGGCGGCCAGCCACACCACGGCGACCAGCACCGCGGCGCTCGCGCCCACCAGACCCACGTTGAACACCCGGTTGGTCCGCCGGAACAGCACCACCTGGTAGCGGGCCAGCGCCCCGAGCGCCAGCAGCCCCAGCAGCAGCGCCACCAGCGGGTAGGCGCTCGCCGTCTCCTGGTCCCGGTCCAGCTGCTCCGCCTCCGCGTCGACCAGCTTCTGCGCGTTCGGCAGCATGGTCTGCTGCATCAGCTTCGAGGCGTACCGCAGGTAGGCGCCGCCGAGCGGCAGGCCCTGCCGGTCGTTCGCCCGGGCGGTCTCCACCAGGCCCGCGTACCGCGGAAGTTGCTGGTTGAGCTCGGCGACCGAGCGCTGCGCCTCGGGGGACGACCCGGTGCGCGCCGCGGCCTGCGCCAGCAACCGGGCCGCGGTCGCCAGGTCGTCCTGGTAGCGCTTGCGGATCTCCGGCGGCTCCGCCCCGGCCAGCAGGAAGCCGCCCGCGGCGGTGGTGTCCGCGTCCGCCAGCGAGCGGTAGATCTCCGCCGCGTCCTGGCTCAGCGGCTGGCTGTGCGACACCACCTGCGAGGCCACCACCGCCCGGTCGGCCACCTGCCAGGCCGCGACCGTGCCGAACAGCAGCACCAGCGCGGCCAGCACCCCGCCCGCCAGCCGCAGCCGGCCCGGCGGGGTCTGCGCCTGCGACCGCAGCCGGCCCAGCGCGCCGCGCGGCCCGCGCGGCACGGGCTGCCGCCCCGCCTGCGCGGGAAGCCCCGCAACGGCCCCCTGCTTCTGCGTGATTACCGGTGTTCCCACCGCCCACCCTCCCCTGTGGCCCGCCCCTCGGAGCGGGCCTCGGCCCGCAGCAGCAGTATGGCGGCGGGCGCTGACGATCACACGTGAGTTGTGCCGGACTTGAGGTTGTTCAGCGTTGTTCCGTGTCGGCGTTCCGCGATGTTCCGCAGGCGTTCCGAGAGCGGCGACGCCCGTCGACGGCGTCCGGTTCCGACCGCGGCGGGCGCCGGACGGATTTGTAGCATGGCGGCATGCGCCTCATCGGAACCGTCTCACCGGACCGCCCGCTGCTCGTCGTCGCCGTCCGCGAGGAGGCGGCCCATCTGGACGAGCGGCTGCCCGTGCTGCTCACCGGCATCGGGAAGATCAACGCCACCGCCGCCCTGGCCACCGTGCTGGCCTGCGGCGAACTGCCGTCCCAGGTCGTCAACCTGGGCACCGCCGGTGCGCTCAAGCCCGGCTGGGAGGGCACCCACGAGGTGGCGAACGTGCTCCAGCACGACCTCGACACCCCGGTCCTGAAGGCGCTCACCGGCCGCACCTACGGCGCGCCGATCGACCTCGGGGCCGGCGGCGGGCCGACCCTCGCCACCGGCGACCTGTTCGTCTCCGACCCGGCCGCCCGCGACCGGCTCGCGCTCAGCGCCGACCTGGTCGACATGGAGGGCTACGCGATCGCCACCGTCGCGCGCCGCGCCGAGGTGCCGGTCCGGCTGGTCAAGCACGTCAGCGACGAGGCCGGCGAGGGCGCCGACCTGACCTGGCGGGAGTCGGTCGACGGCTGTGCGAAGGTCCTCGCCGCCTGGGTCCGCGACCACCTGCACTGAGCCTGGGTCCGCGACCACCTGCACGGGGCCCCGGGAACGGCGGTCGAGGACGCCTCGATCGAAAGCCGGCGGCGGCGGCCCGGAATCCACCGGGTCCGCCACCGGGTCCGCCGCCGGGGCGGGGGCTCAGGCCTGAGCGGCCTTCAGCACGTCCCCGGTGGTCACCACCTTGGCGAACCTCATCCGGTGCAGGACGGCCGCGGTCGCCCGGGCCAGCTGTTCGGCCGGGATCGGCACGCCGTCCGGCCCGGCCATCGCGAAGGTGTGCATCGCGTCGGTCGGGAAGACCACGTCGTAGCCGAGGTTGCCGCCCATCCGGGCGGTGGTCTCGTTGCAGACGTTGGTCATGATCCCGGCCACCACCAGCTGGGTGGCACCCCGGGCCTGCAGCCACGCGTGCAGGTCCGGGGTGCCGTAGAACGCGCTGTTGACGGTCTTGGTGATGTGCAGGTCCGCCGCGGCCCCGGCCACCACCGGCTTCAGCTCGTACCCCGGGGTGCCCGGCTGGAGCGGGCCGCCCGGAGAGCCGTGCTGGACGGTGACGACCGGCCGGCCGGTCGCCGCCCAGGCGTCCAGCAGCGCGGCCATGTTCGCCTCGGCCTGCGGGTTGTCGCGCTCGCCCCAGAAGGCGGCGTCCTCGAAGCCCTGCTGGACGTCGATCATGATCAGGACGGCGTCGGCGGCGAGCTGGAGCGGGGCGTCGAATGCGCTGGTGTTCGTCATGGCTCCATCCTGCGAGCCCGCGGCCGGGGCCGGTGAGAGGCGGAAGAGCCCACCATCGATACATTCCTGCCATGCGCACCGTTGGCTGCCTGATCTTCGACGGCGTCCGCGCCTTCGACTACGCCGTCATCACCGAGGTCTGGGCGAACCGGGCCGCCCGGCCCGGCCTGCCCGGCTTCGACCTGCTGGTCTGCGGACCGCCCGGCGCCCGGGTCGCGCTCACCGGCGGCCTGGAACGCGTCCCCGACGCCGGGCTCGACGCGCTCACCCGCTGCGACCTGGTCGTCGTCCCCGGCATGGCCGACCCGCTGGCCCCGTTCGACCCCGCCCTGCTCGACGCCGTCCGCGCCGCCCACGCGGCCGGCGCGCAGATCGCCTCGCTGTGCGCCGGCGCCTTCCTGCTCGCCGGCGCCGGACTGCTCGACGGCCGCACCGCCACCACCCACTGGTGGCTCGCCGACCGGCTCGCCGAACGCCACCCCGCCGTCCACGTCGACCCGCAGGTCCTGTTCACCGGCGACGGCCGGATCTGGACCTCGGCCGGGGTCGCCGCCGGCATCGACCTGTGCCTGCACCTGGTGCGCACCGCGCACGGGCAGCAGGCCGCCGCGGAGATCGCCCGCTCCATGGTCACCGCGCCCTTCCGCACCGGCGGGCAGGCCCAGTTCATCCCCTCGCCCGTCCCCGCCGCCGCCGAGCGCGACGACCCGCTGACCGCCGTCCGCGGCGCCGTCCTGGCCGCGCTCGACAGCCCGTGGACCGTCGGCCGGATGGCCCGCGAGGCCGTCATGTCCGAACGCACCTTCGCGCGCCGCTTCGCCGAGGCCACCGGCACCCCGCCGCTGCGCTGGCTCCTCGAACAGCGCGTCCTCGCCGCCCAGCGGCTCCTGGAGGAGACCGACCTGCCGGTCGACGCGATCGCCGTCCGCTGCGGTTTCGGCTCCGCCGTCTCCCTCCGCCCCGTCTTCACCCGCCGGGTCGGCGTCGCCCCCCGCGAGTACCGCCGCACCTTCCGCGGCCGCACCCCCGACATGGGCACCGCCTAACGAGGCACCCGTCGCGGCTCCCCGGGCCGCCCCGTGGCCGGGTCCAGGGGGTAGACGAGGAGCGACCGCCAACCGGTGACCGTGACCTCGTTCGGACCGGTCCAGGCCACACCCTCCAGGGCCTCCTCGTCCCACTCGGTGCCCAGGGCCCAGTGCCGGGCGGACCAGCCGTCGCCGGTCCGCACCTCCACCAGGTACCGCGGGCCGAGGACGTGGGAGACGTCCGTCACGGTCACCGTCCGGCCGGAGCGGTCGGCGGCGGAGTGCTGCTCGACGGGCGCCCGGTGGCCGCCGATCAGCAGGGTCAGGCCCCAGAGCGTGACCGTCGAGGCGACGGCGACCGAGACGACGATCGAGCCCTGCTCGAACCCCCAGCCGGGCCGACGACGCACTTCCAGCAACATCGCGGCGGCCGCCACCACCGGTGCCGCCATCAGCACGGCCGCATGGTGGAACCAGGCATCGACCCGCACCAGCCCGCCGTCGGCGCAGGCCAGCAGCCCCGCCCCGTAGGCGAGCACCGGAACCAGTGCCAGCCCTCCGAGCGCCCGGACGAGCCACGTGCCGCGACGCCCGGTCACCGCCGCACCTTCCGGCCCTCGTCCGGGCGGCCGGTGGCCGGGTCCAGGGTGTAGACCAGCAGGAAGTCGTAGAAGGTCAGCGTGAGCTCGTCGGGGCCGGTCCAGGCGGCGCTCTCGAAGCCCAGGTCGTCGTGCCAGACGCCGAGGTCCCAGTGCCGGGATGACCACCCGGCACCGGTGTGGAGCACGATGTGGTGCTTCGGGTCGGGGGTGAGGCCGACGTTGCCCACCTCCACCCCCCGGTCGTTCCGGCCGGGGGCGCTCTCCCGGCCGAGGGGATCCCCGTCGCGGACGAAGAACGCCAGCACCAGGGCGGCGGGCAGGGCCAGGCCGCAGAGGGTCGCCAGGATCCCCGCCGGGACGGTCGCCCGCGTGGTCCGGTCCTTCGCCCCCACCGAGAGCGCGGCGATGGCGGCCGCCATCGCGACCGAGGGCAGGACCACCGGGTGGAAGAACAGGAGCTTCACCAGGTCCAGGCCGCCCTGACGGCAGGCCAGGGCGCCCACCAGCAGGAGCAGGAGCGACAGCAGCGCCGCACCCTGGAGGACCCAGGGGAGCCGGCGGCGTCGTTCGGCCGTCGTCACGGTCACCGCGACACCTTCCGTCCCTCGTCGGGGCGGCCGGTGGCCGGGTCGAGGGTGTAGACGGTGCGGGAATCCTCGCGGACGACGGTGATCTCGTTGGGGCCGGTCCACTCGGTGCGGCTGTAGCCGTAACCGGCGAACACGCCCAGGTCCCAGTGGCGTTCGGACCAGCCGGTGCCGGCCCGGAGTTCGATCTGGTAGACGGGGTCGATGAAGTCGATGTTGGTGACGGTCACCAGCCGGTCGGGGCGCGCCGGGGAGGTGAGCCGCTCCAGCTGGTCGGTGCCGCCGGACAGGGCGAGCGCCAGGAAGACCACCAGTGCGCCCGCGAGGACCAGGGGGGCCAGGAGCGCCGCGCAGCCGATCTGGGACCACTTGGTGCGGAACTCCAGTTCGACCACCAGCGAGACCACGACCAGCGCTGTCGCGCCGCCGACCAGCAGTAGCGGATGGTTGAACCAGGCCTCGACCCGGACGCGTCCGCCGTCCGACGCGGCCCGCCCGCCCGGCAGGTAGGCCAGCACGGCCAGCAGCGCCACCCCCCGCAGGCTCCAAGCCAGTTGGCGGCGCTGCCGCTTGGTCATCCACTTCCCCCGGGTGATCATTCCGGGGACTCTACTATGTGGGCCCGCCGCCGCGCGGCCGGTCGGGTGTGCGGACCCGGTGCGGACGCGCGGCGGCGGGGGATCGGGGGTCGGCGTCAGGCGGCTACCGGGTGGACGCTGGGGTAGGCGTCGCGGAGGCGGTGCTGGGCGGCGGCCCCGGCGCCGAGGTGGTCGAGGCCGAGGAGGGCGGCGCCGAGCACGGGCGGGGCGACGACGACGCGGGGTTCGGCGAGCGGGGCCGCGGCGGCGAGCCGGGCCAGCAGGTTGTCCATCAGCAGGGGCTGACGGGACGCCAGGACGCCGCCGCCGAGGACGACCGGGACGGGTTCGCCGATCAGGTCGAGCCGGGTGAGGGCGACGGTCACGAAGCGGGTGATCTCGTCGGCCTGGCGGTCGATCAGTTGCAGCGCGGTCGGGTCGCCGGCCTCGCCGGCGGCGAAGAGCACCCGGGAGACCTCGTGCAGCCGGCCCGGGTCGAGGTCGCCGAGGTGCATGGCCTCGGCGACGGCGACGGCGCCGGGCAGGCCGAAGTGCGCGCCGATCATGGTGGAGAGCAGGGTGGGCCCGCCGCGGCCGTCCTCGGCGCGGGTGGCGTGCCACATGGCCTCGGAGGCGAGTCCGCCGCCGCCGCCCCAGTCACCGGTCAGCGTGCCGAGCGCGGGCCAGCGGGCGGTCCGCCCGTCCGGCCGCAGGCCGACGCAGTTGATCCCGGCGCCGCAGACCACGGCGACGCCGTACGGACCGTCGGTGCCGGCCCGCAGCAGGCCGAAGGTGTCGTTGGCGACGGCGGTGCTGGGGGCCCAGCCGCGGGCGGCGATCTCGGCGTGCAGGCGCTGCTCCTCGACGGGCAGGTCGGCGTTGGCGAGGCAGGCGCTGACGTGGGCGGCGACGGGGCCGTCGGCCGGCAGGCCGGCCTGGGCGGCGGCGGCGCGGACGAGCGGGGCGAGTGCGCCGACGGTCGCTTCGACGCCGTTGGCCTGCGGCTGGAAGCCGCCGCCGCGGGCGGTGCCGAGGACCCGCCCGTCGGTGGAGACGAGGGCCACGTCGGTCTTGCTGTTGCCGGCGTCGATGGCGAGGACGCCGGGGAGGTGCTCGGGGTGCGGTCTGGTCATCGGTGCGTCCCCCCAGGGTGGTGCGTGGCGGTCATGTGGGTGGTCACGCCCAGCCGAGGTGCTGGCGGTTGTGGGCGATCAGCCGGTCGGTGAGCCGGTCGGCGAGGTCGATCTGGCCGATCAGCGGGTGGGCGAGCAGGGCGTCGAAGACCCGGTCGCGGCCGCCCTCGAGCGCGGCCTCCAGGGCGAGGTGCTCGTACGCGGTGACGTTCGCGATCAGTCCGGCGTAGAGCGGTTCGACGGGGCGCTGCGGGAGCGGGCGGACGCCGGTGGCGTCGACCTCGGCGGGGACCTCGACGACGGCGTCGTCGGGGAGGAAGGGCAGGATGCCGTCGTTGCGGGTGTTGACCACCTGGACGCTCTTCTGCCCGCCGGTGCCGAGCAGGGCGGCGATCAGCTGGACGGCGGCCTCGGAGTAGAAGGCGCCGCCGCGCTTGCCGAGGAGTTCGGGCTTGGTGTCGAGGGCGGGGTCGGCGTACATCTCCAGCAGCTGCTTCTCGATGGCGGCGACCTCGGCGGCCCGGGAGCCCTTCTCCTTGAGCTCGGCGACGACCTGGTCGTGCTGGTAGAAGTAGCGCAGGTAGTACGAGGGGACGACGCCGAGCCGGCGGACGACGGGCAGCGGCAGGTGCAGGTCGGCGGCGATCTCCTCGCCGTGGCCGGCGAGCAGGTCGGGCAGCACCTCGCGGCCGGTGGCGGCGCCGGGGGCGTCGAGCAGGGTGACCCCGCGCTCCCAGGTGAGGTGGTTGAGGCCGACGTGGTCGAGGCGGATCAGCTCGGGGTCGACGCCGAGGTGGGCGGCGAACTTGCGCTGGAAGCCGATCGCCACGTTGCACAGGCCGACGGCCTTGTGCCCGGCGGTCTGCAGGGCGCGGGTGACGATGCCGACCGGGTTGGTGAAGTCGACGATCCAGGCGTCGGGGTTGGCCCGGCGGACCTGCTCGGCGATGTCCAGGACGACCGGGACGGTGCGCAGCGCCTTGGCGAGGCCGCCGGCGCCGGTGGTCTCCTGGCCGACGCAGCCGCAGTCCAGCGGCCAGGTCTCGTCCTCGTTGCGCGCGGCCTGGCCGCCGACCCGCAGCTGGAGCAGGACGGCGTCGGCGCCCTGGACGCCGGCGGTGACGTCCACCGAGGTGGTGACGGTCGCGGTGTGGCCCTGCTTGGCGAAGATCCGGCGGGCCAGGCCGGCGATCAGCTCCAGCCGGTCGGCGGCCGGGTCGATCAGGACGAGTTCGCCGATCGGCAGGGTGTCCCGCAGCCGCGCGAAGCCGTCGATCAGTTCGGGGGTGTAGGTGGATCCACCGCCGACGATGGCCAACTTCAGTGCAGACATCAGCCTTTGACTCCTGTGAGTGTGACGCCTTCGATGAAGGCTTTCTGGGCGAAG from Kitasatospora terrestris includes the following:
- a CDS encoding tetratricopeptide repeat protein gives rise to the protein MAQACTRPDCTGQGEIDEDGYCTECGLAPLPVSTVAGGTTGSVASSATGSVASSATGSGTGVPEGAGGPCVHCGGTIDGDGYCEECGLAAAPAAAVPAARRSPDSARVSGTSGSVRSSSVRSGANRSTRTGSGRSVSVRNSRGGTGTTRRGNLGAGLVTVPPVPTLDPAKAVLADPEVPERKRFCSKCDSEVGRGKNGAPGRPEGFCTKCGTPYSFSPKLSRGDLVGGQYEVMGCIAHGGLGWIYLAADRRVNDKWVVLKGLLDTGDEDALAAAVAERRFLAEVDHPNIVRIINFAEHPDPRTGTADGYIVMEYVGGKSLKDIANERRTPDGRRDPLPVEQAIAYALEALPALGYLHSRGLVYCDFKIDNVIQSDDSLKIIDMGAVRHLDDDGPIYGTHGYQAPEIATDGPSAASDLYTVARTLAVLTFDFPDYATARRHQLPGPDEVPLLAQYESYYRLLVRATDPDPARRFSSAEEMADQLTGVLREVLALQDGRPRPAASTLFGPELRVVDTELAVEPLDPVATALALPVPRVDQGDPNAGFLAALLATAPADALAALAAAPADSLELRLRRLRAQLELGDAEAVELTLAALETDHPGDWRVVWSRGLCALADGRADEAADSFDALYDAFPGEAAPKLALAVCAELLGQHEDATAFYRLVSSTDPTYVSAAFGLARVRLAVGDRPGAVAALEGVPEVSAHFTAARIGTVRARLRGRTAEEPLGPELTRCSDQLTALALDDRRREELSVEVLDSALGWVLAGTPGDPSATRTVLGHPAAERELRLALEHSYRVLARLSDRAESRIEMVERANRARPRTWV
- a CDS encoding glutamate ABC transporter substrate-binding protein, yielding MRRTRMRTVGARALVAAAVLGAGVLGAGTSQGAGGTRPAAVVEQAAEGALQADDNCDLAASLPPAKNVGAKIRKIRERGSLVVGVDQNSFNWGFRDPQSGRIEGFDIDLARAIAKSVLGDPNKVTLKALPTARRIDAIKAGEVDMVVRTMTITCDRKKEISFSVPYFRTSQQLAVPGSSTAKSFTEALRGKRVCAAENSSTHLELKRDSRGASEIRTTDNQLDCLVLMQLGEVDATFTDSALAASQLAQDRTMRLIPETVLPSYMGIGMNQADTDLVAWVNQVVAEWRADGGWRASYDHWLASTMGSPDGYLP
- a CDS encoding nucleosidase, which codes for MRLIGTVSPDRPLLVVAVREEAAHLDERLPVLLTGIGKINATAALATVLACGELPSQVVNLGTAGALKPGWEGTHEVANVLQHDLDTPVLKALTGRTYGAPIDLGAGGGPTLATGDLFVSDPAARDRLALSADLVDMEGYAIATVARRAEVPVRLVKHVSDEAGEGADLTWRESVDGCAKVLAAWVRDHLH
- a CDS encoding cysteine hydrolase family protein — protein: MTNTSAFDAPLQLAADAVLIMIDVQQGFEDAAFWGERDNPQAEANMAALLDAWAATGRPVVTVQHGSPGGPLQPGTPGYELKPVVAGAAADLHITKTVNSAFYGTPDLHAWLQARGATQLVVAGIMTNVCNETTARMGGNLGYDVVFPTDAMHTFAMAGPDGVPIPAEQLARATAAVLHRMRFAKVVTTGDVLKAAQA
- a CDS encoding GlxA family transcriptional regulator; protein product: MRTVGCLIFDGVRAFDYAVITEVWANRAARPGLPGFDLLVCGPPGARVALTGGLERVPDAGLDALTRCDLVVVPGMADPLAPFDPALLDAVRAAHAAGAQIASLCAGAFLLAGAGLLDGRTATTHWWLADRLAERHPAVHVDPQVLFTGDGRIWTSAGVAAGIDLCLHLVRTAHGQQAAAEIARSMVTAPFRTGGQAQFIPSPVPAAAERDDPLTAVRGAVLAALDSPWTVGRMAREAVMSERTFARRFAEATGTPPLRWLLEQRVLAAQRLLEETDLPVDAIAVRCGFGSAVSLRPVFTRRVGVAPREYRRTFRGRTPDMGTA
- a CDS encoding N-acetylglucosamine kinase, which translates into the protein MTRPHPEHLPGVLAIDAGNSKTDVALVSTDGRVLGTARGGGFQPQANGVEATVGALAPLVRAAAAQAGLPADGPVAAHVSACLANADLPVEEQRLHAEIAARGWAPSTAVANDTFGLLRAGTDGPYGVAVVCGAGINCVGLRPDGRTARWPALGTLTGDWGGGGGLASEAMWHATRAEDGRGGPTLLSTMIGAHFGLPGAVAVAEAMHLGDLDPGRLHEVSRVLFAAGEAGDPTALQLIDRQADEITRFVTVALTRLDLIGEPVPVVLGGGVLASRQPLLMDNLLARLAAAAPLAEPRVVVAPPVLGAALLGLDHLGAGAAAQHRLRDAYPSVHPVAA